The DNA window CATCTTTCGCTTCTCAAATAGAATTTCACTCTCAATGGCATCGCGGAGATCGTAGAGACCAGTGTCTGATGAAATTGGGGTCGCATGCTGACCGACCAGTTTCATACCGTTATATACAGCAGGATTGTGAGATGCCGAAATGATAATCCCTCCGTTTGTCTGGTAGTGTGCCACTGCGAAATAAAGCATATCGGTCGAAATTCGACCCAGATTGAGGATATCAACGCCTGAATCTATGAGTCCTTCTACCACCTTCTGCCACAGTTGCGGGGAACTCTCGCGAACATCGTAACCTACAGCGACGGTTTCCGGTCGAAAATGAACCGCAAAGGCGCGTGCAATTCGATAAAAGTCGTTCGGCGCAAAGTCCACGCCGAAAATGCCCCGGATATCATACGCCCGGAAAATATCACGGTTCATTGGAAAACTCCGTTCTGAAAATGCTGTCGTGCATAGGCGAGCCGCTCCGGAGCCCCAAGGTCAATCCAATTTACATGTTCCATATGCTATGAGTAAGTAATCTGTCCCATTCTTTTCCAGAATAGGACAGACAAAATCAACAAATACCTTTTCTAATTAGCCACAAGTAGAATGCCATACCAAGGTGCCTCCACCGGCATCTTTCAAAAAGAAATGGCAAAGTTCACCCTCGGCCTGGTTGCAATCCGCATGACTCCAGCATTCAAAACCAGCATCGGCGTGCGGAGTGAGAATCATTTGTGCTAATAACAAGCTGCTACTTACTATGCTCAAGGTCAGTGGCGACTTGATACCCACTTTACCATTCTCAGATTGTAGAAAAGTGTGAATTTTATCACGTAGGTTTTTCTTCATTCGAGTTCACCTCCTTTCTCTTATCGATAATACTTATCAGGATTTTCATTTCCAGAATAAACAACTTCCATAACGGTGAATGACCATCCAAACTATAGCACCCAACCGGAAAGTTTTTCTAAAATGTGATATGCCCTCTCTTTGTCCCCATCGCATATTTCGGTTAGAAGCGTCTCAGCCTGCAGGCGTGAATGAGAGTTGAGTAGCTCTTTAGCAAGTCCGACCTCAATACTTTCTGCGGAATGGTGTGGATGCTGAAGTGCTTGAGATCGCACACTTCCATGGTTGCTATCATAATGATAGCAGAACAGATTGGGGAGAGAACTGTAAGTGGACATCGCCTGCGTCTCGAGTTGCTGCTGCGTTAATGAGTGAACAAGATTAGCAAATTGCGTTGAAATGGCATCAGCAGAAAAACTTTCCGCCAATTTCCGTCCATCCTTAGAAAGCCGATCCATTTCTGAAGGGTCTGCCAATAATTGATTTAAGTTCTCAAGAACGTGTTTCAAGTATTCGCTGTCCGTGATTCCTCTTTTTGAATCTATAAAGGCACAGGCGTTCCCAAACTCGGGTATAGCAGCACTCGTCCCTATGAGTGTGGGGACTCCGCAAGCCAAACTCTGAGACAGTAGTGAACTCGAACTTTGTAAACTCGCATGAAAAAAGCAGATATCCATGGCGTTGAATAGCATCGGGAGCAAATGTGGATCTGTCCCGAATTGTTCGGTTTCTGTATAAAAAACAAGATTACTGGGTAGATTATTTACATACACATCTGGTAATTTAGGTGCGAACACAACAAAGAAAAGCTCTGGACACAACTGAGCGATGAATTTCCCAACACGATAATTGACTTCAAACGCTTCTCCAGCGATGATGCCAACAACAGGTTTTTGGAAAACCTCTTGCGTGTCAAAAATGGCACTTATACATCGTTTTCCTATCGTCTTTTCCTGATATGCCTGAAACCTTTCCAAATCAACCGGATCAGGGATAACACGAAAATCAATATCAGATGACAATATTTCTTGAAACCGATGTATCACCCAAGGGGCATCAACTACGATGGCATCAAAGGGACGCTTCGCTCCGTATACAGCCAAAACGAAATTTATAAAGGCATCTTCATCTCTAACCCCACTATTGGCACGCACAATAGTCGGAACGTTATTCCAAGAAAAGAAAGGTATAACTTCGTTCGCCTCTATAGATAAAACCCCAAAATCGACAGGAACGAACGCTATTGTTACATCATAGGTGGCGTTTATATAATAGGTTCGCGCGCGTTTAAGATCCGTTTCTATTGCCATAAAGTGAAAAACTTCATCATCGCGATAGGATTCATCCCATTGATCCTTCGGAATTCCGACGGTAACCTCCATATTCTGTGAAAGGGATTCTAAAAGCAGATAGGTACTTCCATCCTTGGACTGTGAAGCCGGTCCCTGATTTAGGAACGTCACGAGGCGTGATTTTTGGTCCTCATCCGGGACGCGACGCGCTATGTTTGACACAAGTAGATTTGATTCCGAAAAATATTTTAGGCACTCAAATGCTTCAAATATTTCTGCCTCAGTGTGTTGTGCTTTTAGGTGGCTGATGATTTCTTTCCGGCTCCTTGAATCGCACAATTCCAACACGTTCCAGACAACGAGATCAACACATACCAGTTCATTTCGATCTAAGTCAACGACGTAGTTCCGATCGTCAACCTGAAACTTCTCTATTTCATGAAGTGTTACAGGAAAATCTATCATAAGTATCAACCTTTCATCAACGTCTATAAAGATGTTGCTTGCGTAAATCCATTGACACGATTGAGAATATCAGCGACCGAGTGTCTGTCTTTCACGATGTGCATAAGGACCACCTCCACTTCATGAACCGTATGACGCTCCAGTAACGTTAAAGCCAATGCCGCCTTCCAATCTTGATGATAACTGCTGTGCATCAGTGGTTCCTGGTTATGTTGCTCAGTGACGTTTGTCAAAATGGATTGGCACTGCAACTGGTCGTCTAAGAAACCGTAGGAAGGCACAAACGAAGTTTTGAAACGCGTTCGTGAAGAAAACTGCTTTTTTCTTTTTAGGCTTTCGTAGAGCAGGACGAGTTTCTTTGCAGTTGTGTCCCATTTAAATTCCAATGACCGCTCGCGAGCCTGTTTACTGAGTTCCATTCGATGGACATCGTCATTCAAAAGTTCCTGAATCGCTTTTGAAAGCACTTCGGGTTCAACATACCCGGCGAAACTGCCAATGTCCTGATTGAAAGTCTGACATGCCACAACACGACCCGCGTCTCCGACAACTTCTGGCAAACCCGCGAAGTTTGTTACGACGGGTGGCACGCCACACGCCATCGTTTCGAGAACAGCATTGCCAAATGCCTCCTCTCCAACGATAGAAGGGAAGCAATGGACATCGAAAGTATTTAAATACAATGGGAGCATCTCTCTCGGCGGCTGCTCACCGATATAGATTAAATTCGGCGGTAACTTCTGGAGCTGATACGCATGTAAAGTCGGGGCAACCACAAAAAACAGGACCTCAGGAAGCATTTTGGCTATTTTGATAAAGATGCCCGCGCCTTTCTCAGGTTGGAAACGTCCAAAAAAACCGACGATCTTCTGATTTCTTATCTCTGGTCGATTGAGCATCTCTGCCACTTGAGAGCGAGCCTGTGCTTTATCCATCGGACGGAAAAGGTCCGAATCAACACCGTTGGGAATGACATGAAAACAGTCGGTGTCAAGAACATGTTGTGCATAGAAATCTTTGATAGAGCGAGTTGGCGTTATGAAAGCGTCATGTTCGTTCATCGCAGCATAAGTCCATAGGATAGAATTAATCATTGACCCGTTGTGTCCACGGGGTGAGCCAAGCCGGCTTATCACGGGAACTCCTGATGAAAACAGATGCAGTGGCATCTGTTCCACCATGTCCAACGGGATCATCGGTATGAAAATCCCATCAATCTGGTTTTGCTGAAGTTGAAATAAAAAGTTGTGTCTTGAGGTGCCTCCCGAAAGGGTGTAAACCCCGTCTGAAATGACCTCCGATTTTGCGGCATGAAAAAAAAGATCCGCATATCTCGACAACGCGCTCAGAATTTCTTTAGAGGCGAGACGGTATCCACTCCTAACGTATGTTTTATCTGAGGTCCATGTTTCAATAGGGCCTGCCACGAAGATTCTGAGACGATTTTTCTTTTCGAGCGTTTCTTGACCTGTGTTTCCAAAAAGAAGCCCCATTTCCTCAAAGTTATGTAGTTGCTCAAAGGCTTGATAAATCCGTTCCGGTTCATACTTTTCAGATAGAGCTTCAAGAATCTCACCGGGTGTTGATTCCGGACACAGCTGCAATATCTCCCAAATAAGATCGTCAGCTTCTAATACTTGTCCTACGTCTAAATCAACGATGAAAAGCCGATCTTGACGCGTAAACGGATGCAAACGATGCGTCGGTTTTGGAGATTGAAATGAGTGTTGTGTTGAAGTCATAATGTGTCATCCACATAAATTTTTAATCTGCTGCCTGTTTAAGTTTACCCCAAAGCATTGTCTGTTTTTCTCCACTCGGTGATACTAAGTGAAATCCCTCCGGCACCCATACAGGAGATAGATAGAATCTCGCACCCTTTACAAGCGGCGTTCCAACGCCATTAGTATCTCTGACGTTTATGATATGAATGTCAGCAGAAGGTTCCCACCGCTTTCCGACATCTGAGATACTATACGCAATCCAGTCGCCATTCGGAGACCAAGCAGGACGAGAAATTTGTGGGACCGGTGCCCGTTTCTCCCCTACCGGTGGCACTTGCGTCAATTTTCGGAGGTCTTCTGCATCTATATCAAGGATTGAAAGGGTGAGAGGAACCCGTGGTGTAGTCTTTTCCAAGAGAGGTCGCGGGACACCGTCTACTGGCCCAAGGGCAAAGAACTGAAGTTCCCATGTTCCAAAGGCAATCTGTTTGCCGTCAGGAGACCACGTGAATCCTGCAGTCCACGCTATAGGGACAAGACCCCTCAACCTTGGAGGTATCAGAAGCTTCAATCCTCTCCCCTCGGAAGTCATTATGTAGAGATCGAACCTCTGATCGAGTTGAGAAAAGAAAACGATCCATCTACCATCGGGGGACCAGGCAGGACTCCCGTTTTTACCGATTTTCGTCAATCGTCTTATCTTTTCACCGGTGGCATCCATTTTGTAAATATCCGAACTCCCTCCACGATCAGAGACAAAAGCAATCCACCTGCCATCAGGAGACCACGTAGGACGTGAGTCGATGCCGGGGTCGTGTGTCAACCGCTGATGTTCCCTCGTCTTGGTATCCATAATATAAATCTCAGGATTTCCATCTCGGTTGGAGACATACCCTAAAAACCTGCCATCCGGCGACCATGTGGGGTCAAAGTCATCGGCTGGGTGGTCTGTCAAGTTGCCAAGGTACTTACCATTGGTGTCCATGATATGGATGTCAAAGTTATCTGTTTGGTTAGAAACATAGGCTATC is part of the Candidatus Poribacteria bacterium genome and encodes:
- a CDS encoding glycosyltransferase — its product is MTSTQHSFQSPKPTHRLHPFTRQDRLFIVDLDVGQVLEADDLIWEILQLCPESTPGEILEALSEKYEPERIYQAFEQLHNFEEMGLLFGNTGQETLEKKNRLRIFVAGPIETWTSDKTYVRSGYRLASKEILSALSRYADLFFHAAKSEVISDGVYTLSGGTSRHNFLFQLQQNQIDGIFIPMIPLDMVEQMPLHLFSSGVPVISRLGSPRGHNGSMINSILWTYAAMNEHDAFITPTRSIKDFYAQHVLDTDCFHVIPNGVDSDLFRPMDKAQARSQVAEMLNRPEIRNQKIVGFFGRFQPEKGAGIFIKIAKMLPEVLFFVVAPTLHAYQLQKLPPNLIYIGEQPPREMLPLYLNTFDVHCFPSIVGEEAFGNAVLETMACGVPPVVTNFAGLPEVVGDAGRVVACQTFNQDIGSFAGYVEPEVLSKAIQELLNDDVHRMELSKQARERSLEFKWDTTAKKLVLLYESLKRKKQFSSRTRFKTSFVPSYGFLDDQLQCQSILTNVTEQHNQEPLMHSSYHQDWKAALALTLLERHTVHEVEVVLMHIVKDRHSVADILNRVNGFTQATSL
- a CDS encoding glycosyltransferase; translation: MIDFPVTLHEIEKFQVDDRNYVVDLDRNELVCVDLVVWNVLELCDSRSRKEIISHLKAQHTEAEIFEAFECLKYFSESNLLVSNIARRVPDEDQKSRLVTFLNQGPASQSKDGSTYLLLESLSQNMEVTVGIPKDQWDESYRDDEVFHFMAIETDLKRARTYYINATYDVTIAFVPVDFGVLSIEANEVIPFFSWNNVPTIVRANSGVRDEDAFINFVLAVYGAKRPFDAIVVDAPWVIHRFQEILSSDIDFRVIPDPVDLERFQAYQEKTIGKRCISAIFDTQEVFQKPVVGIIAGEAFEVNYRVGKFIAQLCPELFFVVFAPKLPDVYVNNLPSNLVFYTETEQFGTDPHLLPMLFNAMDICFFHASLQSSSSLLSQSLACGVPTLIGTSAAIPEFGNACAFIDSKRGITDSEYLKHVLENLNQLLADPSEMDRLSKDGRKLAESFSADAISTQFANLVHSLTQQQLETQAMSTYSSLPNLFCYHYDSNHGSVRSQALQHPHHSAESIEVGLAKELLNSHSRLQAETLLTEICDGDKERAYHILEKLSGWVL